The genomic interval CCAAGTCATGGGCCTTGCTGCCCACACCGACACCTCCCTCTTCACCATCGTTCACCAGGCATGCAATGACGGCCTCCAAATCTTCAAAGACAAAGCAGGCTGGATTCCGTTGTCTCCGATGAGAGGTTCTTTCGTTGTCAACGTTGGCGACCTTCTCCACATTATGTCGAACGGGCGGTTTCGGAGCATTCTTCATCGGGTTACGATACAAGGGAAGAAGGTGCATAGATTTTCATTGGCATATTTCTATTATCCACCaccttatttatatattacacCTCATTGCAAGGCATTGAGTGAATCACCACAAACTCCTCTCTATCGCTGTGTGAGTGTGAAAGAATATTTCACCATGAAGGCCAAAAACAATGGGGAGGGACTTTCTACCATCAAAATATGATCACTCAAACCCCTTTtgtcttcattttcaaaaggGTTTCCAAAGAATTAGTTACATTTATAAgggtttgtttttaattgatCCTCAAGTTTGATGATCACACAGCTATGTAATAGTTTGGAAACCTAGCTTGTTTACGATTTGATTTGCAAATTCTATCAAAGGAATCGATAAcggaaagaaaaaatcgagCATCTTACAACATAGCATTAGTATTTGAGAGATTATTCTCGAGCTAAGAAATCTCCATGAGTTCGTTGAGATATCTAaacaggtttttttttttttccgaggGCCACACACGAAtggaacaaaaacaaagctaaaatagagTGGGAAGGTTTATAATCCAAACTTTTACATCAGATACCGAAAATAATAGTTTAGTCCTAATGATAATTTAGTCTCTATACTTTCACATTTGCCGACTTTACTTTCCTCAATCATCGACTTTTCTACCTGTTAATTTGAGTTGAGTATACTGCTAAAGATTAGACATTTATTACCCTTTCTAAGGCAGAAGGTTCCATCCCTCACTCCTGGTTAAATAGTCTTTTCATACTAAGCCCTTATTATcctctatttaattttcttcgtCAGGACCTAAAGGTTTTCCAAAAAGGACAAACAAAAACTTCATTAGACAGAGGTCCTACACTCTTAAACATAATATCAGCTGCAGCAGCTCAGATAACTGGTATGTGTCCAAGACAACTAAGGAATTCAAattatgtgagatcttacatcggttggagagaaagaacaaagcattctttataagagtgaaaatttctccctaatggacgtgtttttaaaaactttgagtgGAAGCCCGAAAtgcaaaatccaaaaaagacatcttctgctagcagtgggcttggactgttacaaatcttatcagagccaaacactgggcggtgtgccagcgaagatgCTGGTCCCCAATGGGGTAGATTctgaaatcccacattggttggagaagggaaccaaacattttttataaaggtgtggaaacctttctcaagtggatgcattttaaaaatcttgaagggaaacttgggaaaaaaaatttaaagacgacaatatttgctagcggtgggctt from Cucurbita pepo subsp. pepo cultivar mu-cu-16 unplaced genomic scaffold, ASM280686v2 Cp4.1_scaffold002358, whole genome shotgun sequence carries:
- the LOC111786674 gene encoding gibberellin 3-beta-dioxygenase 1-like, which codes for FLDISEEETMKLLSSMDDSGKSYTALQLNSYPPCPDPDQVMGLAAHTDTSLFTIVHQACNDGLQIFKDKAGWIPLSPMRGSFVVNVGDLLHIMSNGRFRSILHRVTIQGKKVHRFSLAYFYYPPPYLYITPHCKALSESPQTPLYRCVSVKEYFTMKAKNNGEGLSTIKI